The DNA region CGAAGGACTCGGGGTGCTCCCAGACGTGGGCGAATATCTCCCGGGTGAGCTGGGCCGCGGCGGTCTGATCGGCGAGGATCCGCCCGGCCAACCCGTGGACCATCGGGGCGAGTTGGTCGTAGAGCTCGCCCAGGGCGGTCTCCTCGCCGCGGGCCAGGCGCCGCTGGAGCTGTTCGTCCCAGCGCGGGGCGCCGTCGGTGGTGGCCATCGGTCACCACCCCTCCTGCCGTACCGACCGCTGACCCGACCCACGGTATCCCGCGCCGTTCGGGCGGTGGAGGGAATCCGTGAAGAACGGAGGAGCCTGCCCCGGATCGTCGGACCGCGGGATGGGCGGCCGATCCGGCCGCCCGGGCCGGGCCCCGTTCGAAGGCGGTCGGACATATGTCGTACGGGTGGTTCGCGAGTGGCGGGTGCGGCGGCGGGGGCGGACGGCGGTAGGTTCACCTCTGCGTCTTCGGCCGGTCGGCCGGGGCCGGGCGGTCGCCGGTCCGAGGCTCGCCAGGGTGAGCGGGACAGTATGCCCTGCCCTGTCCCCCGATCGCTGGAATATGCCTGAAGCGCTTGCTGCGGCCGGTCCGCCGAATCATCCTGAGGCGTATTCGTGTCGCGGCCGGTGCGCGACGGACGAGGAGACACGGGTGCGCCGTACCCGAAGCGACGTGCGGCGGCCCGGTGGGCGGCGGCCCGACGGACGGCGGCCCGGTGAGTGCCCGGGCAGGCCGGGCGATCAGGCGAGGCCGGACGATGGCCGAACTGCGAGTGCAGGTGGTGGAGCAGTGCAGGTTCTACAGGTACAGCTGGCGGTGCAGGCGGACCCCGCCGAGGTCGGCCGGGCCCGTCGGTGGGTGCGCTCGCGGCTGCTCAACCACGGCGTCGACCCGGACGCGCCGATCGCCGAGACGGTCGTGCTGGTGGTCTCCGAACTGGTGACCAACGCGGTGGTGCACACCGGCTGTCCGGCCGTGCTGCGGCTCTGCTTCCCGATCGGCGAAGGCCCGGGCGGTGACGGCCCGGGCGGGTCGGCACCGCCCGTCGGCGTGCGCGAGTCGGCGACGGTCGGCCCGCTGCGGGTCGAGGTCGCCGACGCCAGCCAGGCCGCCCCCGCCCCCCGGCACGCCGGGCCGGACGTGGACGCCACCAACGGGCGCGGTCTGGAGCTGGTCGAGCTGCTCTGCGACCGCTGGGGCTGGTACCCGGACGGCGCCGGCAAGCGGGTCTGGTGCGAGATCAGTCCGGACGTCCGGCCGGCGGATCCGCTGCTCACCGTGGACTGGGCCGCGCTGGCCCAGTGACGGGTGCTCACCCGGGCGCCGAGGGTCGGTACCGGGGCCGATACGGGGTCGGTACCGGGCCGGGGTGCGACCGGACGGTGGTCCCGGAGCCGGTCCGCGGCGGTCCGGTGATCGCCGGGCCGAAACCTGACGCAACCATTCCGAATTTCGGACAACCCATTGACGTGACGTATCCGACTGATCACTCTTGGGTGCAGCTCTTCGTTGCGAGGGGACGCCGAGGGAACACCCGAACGCCGCTGTGGTGCTGCTGTCCAGGGGGATCGTGTCAGCAGGGGGGCCGCAGTCTGCCGGTCGTGCGCTGGCTCCTTGGCGAGTGCGGAGGGTGCAGCGCGGGTTCAGGGCCCGCGCGTCGAGGTTGGATGGCGGTCGGCCGTGCCGTGCTCGGGGTGCGTGCGGCCCGCCGCCATCCGATCCGCCCTTCGTGAGCGGTCGTTTCCGGCCACCGGGTCCGCCAGCCGGACGCCCGGATCCGGTCGGCCGGTAACCGCCCCTCGTTGTCCCGATTCCGACGAAAGCTGGCAGTCGCGCCCCTCGCCGCCCACGGGGCGCGCCGGGAGACTCGGCCGGGTGAACGAACCGCCCGCCCCCGCCCGCCCCGCCCCCACCGGGCACGCTCCGGCCGGACCCGCCCCCGCCCGCCCCACACCCGCCGGACCCGCGCCGAGCCGTCCGCCCCGGCTGCACTACGCCTGGGTGGTGGCCGCGGTCGCCCTGCTGG from Kitasatospora sp. NBC_00458 includes:
- a CDS encoding ATP-binding protein, with translation MQVLQVQLAVQADPAEVGRARRWVRSRLLNHGVDPDAPIAETVVLVVSELVTNAVVHTGCPAVLRLCFPIGEGPGGDGPGGSAPPVGVRESATVGPLRVEVADASQAAPAPRHAGPDVDATNGRGLELVELLCDRWGWYPDGAGKRVWCEISPDVRPADPLLTVDWAALAQ